The genome window ATCTGAATACCAGAATTTCGAAACGAGTTATTTCGAGTTTTTTCCCGCCATCCAGAGGGTCCTCTCGGAAACGGATCTCTCCCGGGTCCTGCAAATCATCTGCGAGGAGGCCGTCGGCGTTCTCGGCGCGAACCGCTCCATGCTTCTCCGGCTGCGCGCGGACGGCGGCCACGAGGTGGCCGGAAGCTACGGGATGCCGGAAGAATTCGCCGCCGCCGCCGCCGCACACCGCGGCCCCTCCGTTTTGCGCGATATCCTGAAAAGAGGGGAGATTGAAGTCGTCCCGGAGGTCTCGCGCGATTTCCGCTCTTTTCAACATGACGTTTCCAGGCAGTCGGGCCACGTGACCCTGTGCGCGATTCCGCTCGAGGCGGCGGGCGCTCCGATCGGCGGCCTGTTCATCTACTTTCTTCGAAAGCGCAACTTCACCCTCCACGAGCGGAGGCTCGCCACTTCCTTCGGTCAGCTCGCGGCGCTGATGATCGAGAAGGCAGAGCTTGTTAGTTCGCTCGAGTCCCGGGTTGACGAGCAGAGAAGCCTGGAGCGGGCGCTGCGCCACATCGCGTCGAACCAGAAGGTGGACGAGATCATCCAGGCGGTCCTTTCGGAGAGCAAGCCGATCATGGGGACGGACCGCTGCTCGGTCATGCTGCCCCACCAGAAAACCGGGGAGCTGCGTCTTTTCATCGGACAAGGTATTTCCGCGTCCTTCGTGGACAAGCTGGCCGCGCTCCCGGAGCCTTTTCCCATCGGATCGAGGTATGTTTCCAACCCCTCCATGGACAAGCCGACGATTATCCCGGACGCCACCCAGGACCCGGTTTATGGAAAAATCCAGGCCGAGGAAGGCAACCAGACCATGGCGGTTTTTCCGCTCCGCCTGAAAGATCGGAACCTGGGCGCCATGTTTTTCTTCTGGCCGCACCCGCAGGAAATCGGTGCCCAGAAGATCGCCCTGGGACAGACTTACGCCTACCAGGTGGCCATCGCCTTCGAGAAGGCCCGGCT of bacterium contains these proteins:
- a CDS encoding GAF domain-containing protein, which encodes MSPDVSYASRLDTSVRSSEYQNFETSYFEFFPAIQRVLSETDLSRVLQIICEEAVGVLGANRSMLLRLRADGGHEVAGSYGMPEEFAAAAAAHRGPSVLRDILKRGEIEVVPEVSRDFRSFQHDVSRQSGHVTLCAIPLEAAGAPIGGLFIYFLRKRNFTLHERRLATSFGQLAALMIEKAELVSSLESRVDEQRSLERALRHIASNQKVDEIIQAVLSESKPIMGTDRCSVMLPHQKTGELRLFIGQGISASFVDKLAALPEPFPIGSRYVSNPSMDKPTIIPDATQDPVYGKIQAEEGNQTMAVFPLRLKDRNLGAMFFFWPHPQEIGAQKIALGQTYAYQVAIAFEKARLFEEERDSRNFLMSVIGDAADAVIITGFDRRITLWNTGAERVYGYTKEEALGSHITLIMPERMRDAVLKNGSRVREHKESVFFEAPMRAKSGKEIPASIALSPVSDEDGNIVAVASIHKDLTERNRAEQSLRDSEERLRSIYDAANDAIS